From the bacterium genome, one window contains:
- a CDS encoding HU family DNA-binding protein codes for MTLTQSDLVRRLRSTHGLTLIEARRAVHDVTSALTDLLDQLNLGDRLTLKYLGHFECYLRKGGLRHGLHGREPMTLPDRPSLRFHANAQRRASLAARLGMREGSRPGASVPHEPLARPTMQPIPLESPGTLCVPADPPQPGDAQ; via the coding sequence ATGACGTTGACCCAATCCGACCTGGTGCGCCGCCTGCGCTCCACCCACGGCCTCACGTTGATCGAGGCCCGGCGGGCCGTGCACGACGTGACCAGCGCGCTCACCGATCTGCTTGACCAGCTGAACCTGGGCGACCGGCTCACGCTGAAGTACCTGGGTCACTTCGAGTGCTACCTGCGTAAGGGGGGCTTGCGCCACGGCCTGCATGGCCGGGAGCCCATGACCCTGCCAGATCGGCCCTCTCTTCGATTCCATGCCAATGCCCAGCGCCGAGCCAGCCTCGCCGCGCGCCTGGGCATGCGGGAAGGGTCGCGTCCCGGAGCGAGCGTTCCCCATGAGCCCTTGGCACGACCCACGATGCAACCAATTCCGCTGGAGTCCCCCGGCACGCTGTGCGTGCCGGCGGATCCGCCCCAACCAGGAGACGCCCAATGA